Proteins encoded together in one Mycobacterium sp. MS1601 window:
- the rpe gene encoding ribulose-phosphate 3-epimerase, translating into MGSMSASRPLIAPSILSADFARLADELVAIEGADWVHVDVMDAHFVPNLTLGLPVVQSLLAATDIPMDCHLMIDDPARWAPPYAEAGAYNVTFHAEATDDPAAVARDIRAAGAKAGLSIKPGTPLEPYLEILRDFDTLLVMSVEPGFGGQSFIPEVLGKVATARKLVDSGELTVVVEIDGGINADTIEQAAEAGVDCFVAGSAVYGAQDPAAAVTALRRAAAAASPHLG; encoded by the coding sequence ATGGGCTCCATGTCAGCTTCACGCCCCCTGATCGCACCGTCGATCCTCTCTGCCGATTTCGCCCGTCTCGCCGACGAGTTGGTGGCGATCGAGGGCGCGGACTGGGTGCACGTGGACGTGATGGACGCACACTTCGTGCCGAACCTGACGCTGGGGCTGCCCGTGGTGCAGAGCCTGCTGGCCGCCACCGACATCCCGATGGACTGCCACCTGATGATCGACGACCCCGCGCGGTGGGCACCTCCGTACGCCGAGGCGGGCGCCTACAACGTCACCTTTCACGCCGAGGCCACCGATGACCCGGCGGCGGTGGCCCGCGACATCCGGGCCGCGGGCGCCAAGGCCGGGCTGTCGATCAAGCCGGGCACGCCGTTGGAGCCCTACCTGGAGATCCTGCGTGATTTCGACACCCTGCTGGTGATGTCGGTCGAGCCGGGTTTCGGCGGCCAGAGCTTCATCCCCGAGGTGCTCGGCAAGGTGGCCACCGCCCGCAAGCTGGTGGACTCCGGTGAGCTGACCGTTGTCGTCGAGATCGACGGAGGCATCAACGCCGACACCATCGAACAGGCCGCAGAAGCCGGGGTGGACTGCTTCGTCGCCGGATCCGCGGTGTACGGGGCACAGGATCCCGCCGCCGCGGTGACCGCACTGCGCCGCGCCGCCGCCGCTGCCTCACCGCATCTCGGGTGA
- the ribD gene encoding bifunctional diaminohydroxyphosphoribosylaminopyrimidine deaminase/5-amino-6-(5-phosphoribosylamino)uracil reductase RibD, which produces MNTVEAAMALAIRAADGVKGATYPNPPVGAVILDRDGRVAGVGGTEPAGGAHAEVVALREAGTGAAGGTAVVTLEPCNHHGRTPPCVDALLAAQVSTVVYAVSDPNPVAAGGADRLRGNGVEVIAGQEALAVEKGPLREWLHRQRTGRPHITWKYAASLDGRSAAADRSSKWITGEQARADVHLRRAAADAIVVGTGTVFADDPTLTARLPDGTPAANQPLRVVVGTREISQEANILNDDSHTMVIRTHDVHEVIRALGDRTDVMVEGGPTLASAFLRAGVVNRILAYVAPVLVGALAPRSVTSGCPPLPVRCAGSSTG; this is translated from the coding sequence GTGAACACCGTCGAGGCCGCCATGGCGCTGGCCATCCGGGCCGCCGACGGCGTCAAAGGCGCCACCTATCCGAATCCGCCCGTCGGCGCCGTGATCCTGGATCGTGACGGCCGAGTGGCCGGCGTGGGCGGCACCGAACCCGCGGGCGGCGCGCACGCGGAGGTGGTGGCACTGCGGGAGGCCGGCACCGGGGCCGCCGGCGGCACCGCGGTGGTGACGTTGGAGCCCTGCAACCACCACGGCCGCACCCCACCCTGTGTGGATGCGCTTCTGGCAGCGCAGGTTTCGACGGTCGTCTACGCGGTCTCGGATCCCAATCCGGTGGCCGCGGGAGGTGCGGACCGCTTGCGCGGCAACGGCGTCGAGGTGATCGCGGGCCAGGAGGCGCTGGCCGTCGAAAAGGGCCCGCTGCGGGAATGGCTGCACCGTCAGCGCACCGGAAGACCACACATCACGTGGAAGTACGCGGCCAGTCTCGACGGCCGCAGCGCTGCGGCGGACCGCTCCAGCAAGTGGATCACCGGCGAGCAGGCTCGCGCCGACGTACACCTGCGCCGGGCTGCCGCCGATGCCATCGTGGTGGGCACCGGAACGGTGTTCGCCGACGACCCCACTCTGACCGCGCGGTTGCCCGACGGGACGCCGGCCGCCAACCAGCCGCTGCGGGTGGTGGTGGGCACCCGGGAGATCTCGCAGGAAGCCAACATCCTCAACGACGACTCCCACACCATGGTGATACGCACCCACGATGTGCACGAGGTGATCCGGGCACTGGGGGATCGAACCGACGTGATGGTCGAAGGCGGGCCCACGCTGGCGTCGGCCTTCCTGCGCGCCGGGGTGGTGAACCGGATCCTGGCCTACGTGGCACCGGTTCTGGTGGGGGCCCTGGCACCGCGCTCGGTGACATCGGGGTGCCCACCATTGCCCGTGCGCTGCGCTGGGAGTTCGACGGGGTGA